The following are encoded in a window of Colletotrichum lupini chromosome 3, complete sequence genomic DNA:
- a CDS encoding X-Pro dipeptidyl-peptidase C-terminal non-catalytic domain-containing protein — MPLPIQIAYKPIGKPEIGTNNYQGFTPGRAEVLPKGWNGYNAKPLESDIRIDHDVEIKVRDGCRLYIDVYRPADSTEKIPAIVGWSPYGKKYSALTMLPMTPWSCCVKKSDLSGLEKFEGLDPQRWCPKGYAIISVDSRGAGNSDGQVPIMGLQDAEDAYDVIEAIAKFDWCNGSVGMAGNSALAIAQWHVAALNPPSLKAIAPWEASGDLFREQFVRGGIFSMSNFDLITSLIIKGNSGVEDFAEMYRRSSLSNIWWEDKRANMKAIKIPAYISGSDFSSIHTMGSIRGFMELDTSDKWIRWSAWQEWFDLYSVPETNEDLAKFFDRYLKGIENDWEKTPKVRWTSLKFGDREPESDIIFEDFPPPNTEYKTFYLDNEKLSESAPSNSSTVSYNSEDGNSLVKFTYTFDKPSRLIGIPKAVLYMSCPSHDDMNVFVNIRKLDKNGNPMMHLCFPFWAAPVKSIHDIPKKEQSSTNLNLGSVGQLRASHRNTDPERSMHPQFPFHPHDREDKVSPGTIVELEIGIWAMGVDYEAGESVQVQIGGQFPSIAEYKAFSTERPDYERNKGKHFIHCGPEYQSRIILPSIPS; from the exons ATGCCTCTTCCCATCCAGATTGCGTATAAGCCCATCGGTAAGCCTGAGATCGGCACCAACAACTACCAAGGCTTCACCCCAGGTCGGGCCGAAGTCCTGCCTAAAGGTTGGAACGGCTACAATGCAAAGCCCCTTGAGAGCGACATTCGAATCGATCACGATGTCGAGATCAAAGTTAGAGACGGGTGTAGACTCTACATTGACGTATACCGCCCAGCGGACAGCACCGAGAAGATCCCCGCCATTGTTGGCTGGTCACCCTACGGCAAAAAGTACAGCGCACTTACCATGCTCCCGATGACGCCATGGTCCTGCTGCGTGAAGAAGAGCGACCTCAGCGGCCTGGAGAAGTTTGAGGGTCTCGATCCGCAGCGGTGGTGCCCCAAGGGGTACGCGATCATAAGCGTCGATAGCAGAGGCGCTGGCAACAGCGACGGTCAAGTCCCAATTATGGGTTTGCAGGATGCCGAGGACGCTTACGATGTTATCGAGGCTATTGCAAAGTTCGACTGGTGCAACGGAAGCGTTGGTATGGCGGGCAACTCTGCGCTTGCTATTGCTCAATGGCATGTCGCTGCTCTGAACCCTCCATCCCTCAAAGCCATTGCACCATGGGAGGCGAGTGGTGATCTATTCCGCGAGCAGTTCGTCCGGGGTGGCATTTTCTCCATGAGCAACTTCGATCTTATCACCAGTCTCATCATCAAAGGCAACTCAGGTGTAGAGGACTTTGCGGAAATGTACCGCAGAAGTTCCCTCTCAAATATCTGGTGGGAGGACAAGCGTGCAAACATGAAGGCAATTAAGATCCCGGCCTACATCTCCGGGTCAGACTTTAGTTCTATCCACACAATGGGTAGCATCAGAGGTTTTATGGAACTGGATACTTCCGACAAATGGATACGATGGAGCGCGTGGCAGGAGTGGTTTGATCTGTACAGTGTGCCGGAAACAAACGAGGATTTGGCG AAATTCTTTGACAGATATCTCAAGGGCATCGAAAACGACTGGGAGAAGACCCCCAAGGTGCGGTGGACATCATTGAAGTTCGGCGACCGAGAGCCAGAAAGCGACATCATTTTTGAAGACTTCCCTCCACCAAACACCGAATACAAGACCTTCTATCTCGATAACGAGAAACTGTCCGAGTCTGCTCCGTCGAACTCCTCAACAGTATCCTACAACTCCGAAGATGGCAATTCGCTTGTCAAGTTTACATACACGTTTGACAAACCCTCACGACTCATTGGCATTCCGAAGGCAGTCTTGTACATGTCTTGTCCTTCACACGATGACATGAACGTCTTTGTCAACATCAGAAAACTCGATAAGAACGGGAACCCGATGATGCATCTCTGCTTCCCATTCTGGGCTGCACCAGTCAAGTCCATTCATGACATCCCTAAGAAGGAGCAGAGTAGCACAAATTTGAATCTCGGCTCGGTCGGTCAGCTGAGGGCCTCTCATCGAAACACTGATCCGGAGCGATCGATGCACCCTCAATTCCCTTTCCACCCCCACGACAGGGAAGACAAGGTCTCACCTGGCACCATTGTGGAGTTGGAGATCGGCATCTGGGCCATGGGTGTAGACTATGAGGCGGGTGAATCTGTTCAGGTGCAGATTGGCGGTCAGTTTCCCTCCATTGCTGAGTACAAGGCATTTTCTACTGAGCGGCCGGATTATGAGAGGAACAAGGGCAAGCATTTCATCCACTGTGGGCCAGAGTATCAGAGTCGCATTATCCTTCCTTCCATTCCGTCATAG
- a CDS encoding major facilitator superfamily transporter, which produces MGEIDNKITEERVESASDFPQKPQLDDGSFKANVQLADGDVTYLIPTPSSDPRDPLNLSPLRKWIIPMTCATFAAVGLVQVSGLGALLGEFIPEYAAEGRGYDDISHLMTYPSLFMGLGNLIGMPLALAVGRRPVFLGSCALAVIGSILCGVQKGYTSHLVARMVLGLAAGQSEALCPLMVQEVHFLHERARCLMWFTLWQSTLSAVYSLLTSYIAAGIGSSGWYFLGSGFAAITLIFAVFMVPETKYDRPLAAYQGQTAQVSHFVTTASPGVDDTTGVYTEMLTRKTTTEPRQLDFVNFKPRTFASDLRLFTQKVDWKEGWQCCTGMALVTFFPDMMWALLLNGLTIGVNIALGTTYGGILQNAPYNWKSSVVSFALTGQIVVAFLALPLLGRGSDWVIKFFARRNGGVHKAEYRLIPLIIPVIVGTLAAVIYGQAAEHPDRYHWFAIVFALNAYYFGFVGANQVGITYALDAYPTRSGPVLVIICAMRGVISFGTSYGVTPFIASMGYDGAFGIYGALTAGIGAAGIFVFIWGTQIREMVSKWSIANTTTTPSYNH; this is translated from the exons ATGGGCGAGATAGACAACAAGATCACCGAGGAAAGGGTGGAGTCCGCCTCTGACTTCCCCCAGAAGCCTCAACTCGACGATGGCAGCTTCAAGGCAAATGTACAACTTGCCGACGGAGATGTTACCTATCTTATCCCAACTCCAAGTTCGGACCCACGCG ATCCACTCAACTTGAGCCCACTTCGAAAATGG ATAATTCCGATGACTTGTGCGACCTTTGCCGCTGTTGGCCTCGTCCAAGTCTCCGGCCTTGGAGCTCTTCTCGGAGAGTTTATCCCTGAATATGCAGCCGAAGGCAGAGGATATGATGATATTTCCCATCTCATGACTTATCCCTCCTTGTTTATGGGACTCGGAAACCTCATTGGAATGCCTCTTGCACTTGCAGTAGGCCGCCGTCCGGTTTTCCTCGGGTCTTGTGCCTTGGCCGTCATAGGTTCCATCCTCTGCGGTGTTCAGAAAGGCTATACCTCTCACCTCGTTGCTCGTATGGTCCTTGGCCTGGCAGCCGGTCAGAGTGAAGCTCTCTGCCCGCTAATGGTACAAGAGGTTCACTTTCTTCACGAGCGTGCCCGGTGTCTCATGTGGTTCACGCTTTGGCAGTCAACTCTCAGCGCTGTCTACTCCCTTCTTACTTCCTACATAGCCGCTGGCATTGGGTCGTCTGGCTGGTACTTCCTGGGCTCAGGTTTTGCCGCCATCACTCTCATCTTTGCGGTCTTCATGGTACCTGAGACAAAGTATGACCGGCCGCTGGCAGCATACCAAGGCCAGACTGCCCAGGTCTCGCACTTTGTCACAACTGCTAGTCCTGGAGTCGACGACACCACTGGAGTGTATACGGAGATGCTAACCCGTAAGACTACCACGGAGCCCCGTCAGCTTGACTTCGTCAACTTCAAGCCTCGCACCTTCGCGTCTGACCTCCGTCTTTTCACCCAAAAGGTCGATTGGAAAGAAGGTTGGCAATGCTGCACTGGCATGGCTCTCGTTACTTTCTTTCCTGACATGATGTGGGCACTTCTGCTCAATGGCCTGACGAT CGGCGTCAACATCGCTCTTGGTACCACCTATGGCGGGATCCTGCAGAATGCCCCCTACAACTGGAAATCATCAGTCGTCAGTTTTGCCCTGACCGGTCAAATTGTCGTCGCATTCCTTGCCTTGCCACTTCTGGGTCGAGGATCAGACTGGGTCATTAAGTTCTTCGCCCGAAGGAACGGCGGTGTTCACAAAGCAGAATACCGACTGATCCCTCTCATCATTCCCGTTATTGTCGGTACACTCGCGGCCGTGATCTACGGCCAGGCAGCCGAGCACCCCGATAGATATCACTGGTTTGCCATTGTGTTTGCTCTTAATGCCTACTACTTCGGCTTTGTCGGAGCAAACCAAGTCGGCATCACCTATGCTCTCGACGCGTACCCGACGCGGTCTGGCCCGGTGCTGGTCATCATCTGCGCTATGCGCGGCGTCATCTCTTTCGGAACGAGCTATGGAGTGACACCTTTCATCGCCTCAATGGGATACGATGGTGCATTTGGTATTTATGGAGCTCTTACGGCAGGTATCGGCGCTGCTGGAATCTTTGTCTTCATCTGGGGCACCCAGATCAGAGAAATGGTCTCGAAGTGGTCCATTGCAAACACCACGACGACCCCTTCATACAATCATTAG
- a CDS encoding phytanoyl-CoA dioxygenase, translating to MATTTVSITEQPSAAIKTVEDGRMKMDGQDPSYGDWRDDLLRDGFAVIKAAIPRERADGYADKMYGLLESFGLGYDRNDPSTVHPDKLPVINEKGMLMAYGACHEDFVWDIRSEPGVVGAFEKVYGTEDLLVSFDVINYGFANRTNLPENKPWPHQDQDPEKPGFRCLQGLVNLHPCGPDDGGLIVCKGSHNLSAQFHKDLKDEPRIPAWTKEWYGFTDRGMEWLKEHGGEWIKVCADPGDLIVWDSRTAHYNVPVKGNIDRMAVYTCFMPVTDATQEDLVRKKAAYDSRLGTTHWPNARHTGSNTATRNGKPDHIVRERPLNDKKLSERAFKLTGIPYIRV from the exons ATGGCTACTACGACTGTCTCAATTACGGAGCAGCCCAGCGCTGCAATCAAGACCGTCGAGGATGGCAGAATGAAGATGGATGGCCAGGACCCGTCCTACGGCGATTGGCGTGATGATCTTCTCAGAGACGGATTCGCCGTGATCAAGGCTGCTATCCCAAGAGAGCGCGCCGACGGCTATGCGGACAAGATGTACGGGCTTTTGGAGTCATT TGGCCTTGGCTATGATCGAAACGATCCATCGACCGTTCATCCCGACAAGCTGCCGGTCATCAATGAAAAGGGTATGCTGATGGCCTACGGGGCCTGCCACGAAGACTTTGTCTGGGATATCCGCAGTGAACCCGGCGTAGTTGGTGCATTTGAGAAGGTCTACGGCACTGAGGACCTCCTTGTCTCCTTCGATGTCATCAACTATGGCTTCGCGAATCGCACAAACCTTCCCGAGAACAAGCCCTGGCCCCACCAAGATCAAGACCCTGAGAAGCCTGGATTCCGCTGCCTTCAAGGCCTCGTCAACCTCCACCCCTGCGGCCCCGATGATGGTGGTCTCATCGTCTGTAAGGGCTCTCACAATCTGAGTGCACAGTTCCACAAAGACCTCAAAGACGAGCCGCGTATTCCAGCCTGGACCAAGGAGTGGTATGGCTTCACTGACCGCGGCATGGAATGGCTGAAGGAGCACGGCGGAGAGTGGATCAAGGTTTGCGCTGACCCTGGTGACTTGATTGTATGGGATTCGCGCACTGCGCACTACAATGTCCCCGTCAAGGGGAACATTGATCGAATGGCTGTGTACACTTGCTTCATGCCTGTCACAGATGCTACCCAAGAAGATCTTGTGCGTAAGAAAGCCGCATATGACT CTCGACTGGGCACCACCCATTGGCCCAACGCTCGTCACACGGGGTCCAACACTGCCACCCGAAATGGAAAGCCAGACCACATTGTTAGGGAGAGACCACTGAACGACAAGAAGTTGAGTGAGAGAGCTTTTAAGCTTACAGGCATCCCTTACATTCGGGTATGA